The following proteins come from a genomic window of Saccharicrinis carchari:
- a CDS encoding glycoside hydrolase family 2 TIM barrel-domain containing protein: MKINTLILLALAFVSIKAQNPNDWENPQIIGINKEQATATFSSYVKEADALGFKQTDTEKSLNGKWKFRWVAKPEERPLDFYKTDFDVSGWDEIVVPGNWQMQGFGIPIYTNIKYPFEKKQPYVTQKPPKEYTSFALRNPVGSYKHEFEIPNGWMNKTLFIKFDGVKSAFYLWVNGQKVGYSQGSMTPATFDISKYVKAGKNSIAVEVYRWSDGSYLECQDMWRLSGIYRDVTLIAKNNTFIRDFIITTDFDESYVDADLNINLVVKNTSMEVAKGYSVQATVFDSHNNIVQQSDKALLGRIPEIQPEKEEAINLNMKVKKPLHWNAETPNLYSVLFQLSDSKGKVIENIPWKFGFKEVEIEGSLFKINGQLVKLKGVNRHEHHPRTGRYVDNETMLADIKLLKQCNINFVRTSHYPTCTEWYKLCDEYGIYLMDEANQESHGYNIGNKILGDNPDWKIAHVDRAVSMVERDKNHASVIVWSLGNEGGRGQNMKAMAESVRNIIPKAVVFCDSDMDASDIYDFSYIHPDKLKTLVEEHTDRPILMREYAHAMGNSLGNLKEYWDVIYAFDRFAGGAIWDWVDQGIAKKIDGSPLKYPENPEDLTLKDNEFYAIGGDFGDYPNDQEFCINGLIAPNRKPNPHYFEAQKIHQSIKFEMLDASNKTLKITNQYDFINLNEFDFDWSLKLNGKEIYVEKLDQLDVSPGEETTVAIKYPELDTEKGEYTLSIFARLKEEAQWASKDFVVSKEQFLLSEFILPELGADKTKTLGYSESQNSIEVKGEDFTIDIDAKNGALISFVFGNKEYITNPLEPYFWKPPNDNQERNNYVRRLGDWKGAAKNRKVANVNVSENKQDNQITIDFDIQPDKIDADYKLTYTIGASGKIYVNAAYHPKTSSNPLIPKFGFRLAIPKKYSHIEWYGRGPHENYPDRKHGALLGLYKSELNDFITPYISPQDNSNRCDTRLAKFTAKSGQGITIEGIQSFSFRAWPYLESDLEAAKHNHEIEQRDFININIDSKIHGVGGDDSWGAKTHKKYTIDGNKPISFGFILHVLTN, encoded by the coding sequence ATGAAGATTAATACCTTAATACTGTTGGCTTTGGCTTTTGTTTCTATAAAAGCCCAAAACCCGAATGATTGGGAAAACCCACAAATAATCGGCATAAACAAAGAACAAGCCACGGCAACTTTTTCGTCGTATGTAAAAGAAGCAGATGCTTTAGGGTTTAAACAAACCGATACCGAAAAATCCTTAAACGGAAAGTGGAAATTCCGTTGGGTAGCAAAACCCGAAGAACGTCCGTTGGATTTTTACAAAACAGATTTTGATGTTTCAGGGTGGGATGAAATTGTGGTACCCGGCAACTGGCAAATGCAGGGCTTTGGAATCCCTATTTATACCAACATTAAATATCCTTTCGAAAAAAAGCAACCTTACGTAACACAAAAACCGCCAAAAGAATATACGAGTTTTGCGCTTCGAAATCCGGTCGGAAGCTACAAACATGAGTTTGAAATTCCGAATGGCTGGATGAATAAAACGCTTTTTATAAAATTCGATGGTGTAAAATCCGCGTTCTATTTATGGGTAAATGGCCAAAAAGTTGGTTACAGCCAGGGAAGTATGACCCCTGCAACTTTTGATATATCAAAATATGTAAAAGCTGGAAAAAATTCTATCGCGGTTGAAGTTTATCGTTGGTCAGATGGAAGTTATCTGGAATGCCAGGATATGTGGCGGCTTAGCGGAATTTATCGCGATGTAACACTGATTGCCAAAAACAATACTTTTATTCGCGATTTTATTATCACCACGGATTTTGATGAAAGCTATGTGGATGCAGACCTAAATATTAATTTGGTGGTTAAAAACACCTCAATGGAAGTAGCAAAAGGATATAGCGTACAGGCAACCGTTTTTGATTCACACAATAATATTGTACAGCAAAGTGATAAAGCGCTGCTGGGCCGGATTCCTGAAATTCAACCTGAAAAGGAAGAAGCAATAAACCTTAATATGAAGGTGAAAAAACCACTGCATTGGAATGCAGAAACTCCTAATTTATATTCTGTTCTTTTTCAATTATCAGATTCAAAAGGGAAAGTAATTGAGAATATACCATGGAAATTCGGTTTTAAAGAGGTTGAAATTGAAGGTTCTTTATTCAAAATTAACGGGCAGTTGGTAAAACTCAAGGGCGTTAACCGCCACGAGCATCATCCACGCACTGGACGATATGTTGACAATGAAACCATGTTGGCTGATATAAAATTACTTAAACAATGCAACATAAATTTCGTACGTACAAGTCATTATCCTACTTGTACGGAATGGTATAAACTGTGTGATGAATATGGCATTTACCTGATGGATGAAGCCAATCAGGAATCGCACGGCTACAATATTGGGAACAAGATCCTGGGCGACAATCCAGATTGGAAAATAGCCCATGTTGACCGTGCTGTTTCAATGGTTGAGCGCGATAAAAACCACGCCAGTGTAATTGTGTGGTCGCTGGGTAACGAGGGCGGCAGGGGACAAAATATGAAAGCCATGGCAGAAAGTGTCCGCAATATTATCCCAAAAGCTGTGGTGTTTTGCGACAGCGATATGGACGCTTCCGATATATACGATTTTTCATACATCCATCCTGATAAGCTAAAAACATTGGTTGAAGAACACACCGACCGTCCAATTTTAATGCGCGAGTATGCCCATGCCATGGGAAATTCCTTGGGTAATTTAAAGGAATATTGGGATGTAATTTACGCTTTCGACCGTTTTGCCGGAGGTGCAATCTGGGATTGGGTTGACCAGGGAATTGCTAAAAAAATAGATGGTTCACCATTAAAATATCCTGAAAATCCGGAAGACTTAACTTTGAAGGATAACGAATTTTATGCCATTGGCGGAGATTTCGGTGACTACCCAAACGACCAAGAGTTTTGTATTAATGGATTAATTGCACCCAACCGCAAACCTAATCCACATTATTTTGAAGCACAAAAAATTCATCAATCCATAAAATTTGAGATGCTTGACGCATCAAACAAAACCTTGAAAATTACCAACCAATACGATTTTATTAATCTGAATGAATTCGATTTCGATTGGTCGTTAAAATTAAACGGAAAAGAAATTTATGTTGAAAAACTAGACCAACTGGATGTTTCTCCCGGGGAAGAAACTACAGTCGCCATAAAATACCCCGAATTAGATACTGAAAAAGGGGAATATACTCTGAGTATTTTTGCCCGCTTAAAAGAAGAGGCACAATGGGCATCAAAAGATTTTGTGGTTTCCAAAGAGCAGTTTTTACTAAGCGAATTTATTTTACCTGAATTGGGTGCAGACAAAACTAAAACGCTAGGCTATTCCGAGAGTCAAAATTCAATTGAAGTTAAAGGAGAGGATTTTACGATTGATATTGACGCAAAAAATGGTGCATTAATAAGTTTTGTTTTTGGTAATAAGGAATACATCACCAATCCTTTGGAACCCTATTTCTGGAAACCGCCCAACGATAATCAGGAAAGGAACAATTATGTACGACGATTGGGCGATTGGAAAGGTGCAGCTAAAAACAGGAAAGTCGCAAATGTTAATGTCAGTGAAAACAAGCAGGACAATCAAATTACCATTGATTTTGATATTCAACCGGATAAAATTGATGCAGACTATAAATTGACCTACACCATTGGCGCATCGGGAAAAATATATGTAAATGCCGCCTATCACCCAAAAACAAGCTCTAATCCGTTAATCCCAAAATTCGGTTTCCGATTGGCTATCCCAAAGAAATATTCACATATTGAATGGTATGGCAGAGGGCCGCACGAGAATTATCCCGACAGAAAACATGGCGCATTATTGGGATTGTATAAATCTGAATTAAATGATTTTATTACACCGTACATTTCTCCACAAGATAACAGCAACCGATGCGATACACGCCTGGCTAAATTTACTGCTAAATCGGGGCAAGGAATTACTATTGAAGGAATTCAATCCTTTTCATTCCGTGCCTGGCCCTACCTGGAAAGTGACTTGGAAGCAGCAAAACACAACCATGAGATTGAACAGCGAGATTTCATCAACATAAATATCGACTCGAAAATTCATGGTGTCGGAGGCGATGATTCATGGGGTGCCAAAACACATAAAAAATATACGATTGATGGTAATAAACCAATTTCGTTTGGATTTATTTTACATGTATTGACAAATTGA
- a CDS encoding alpha-N-acetylglucosaminidase, with protein MKHTLVFIWILIVSVGVYASEKGQINKIEEQSIIHSARGVLSRVLGERAASIQLRVLPTKNGADTYKYVCDNGVLKVSGSSVSAIARGVYDYLKSNHLGMLDWSGPQFRLPGQWPKAQLTKNTTPFRIRHAYNVVISGYTTPYWDWERWEQELDWQAMHGFNMLMAPVATEAIAQRVWKRLGLTQEEIDEFNTGPAHLPWSRMGSICQVGGPLPSHWHEDQIALQHQLLKRMKELDIKPVIQSFCGFVPKGLKRIYPNTVFHNTLWNPGFPESQRPVLIMPNDDLFATITRMYMEEWQKEFGTADYFLVDSFNELELPKTGKPVTEMLADYGEKTFNAIKAAAPNATWVIQGWMFAYQRHIWNPETVKALFSRIPDDRVLILDYANDYNNNWEPMNAFNGKQWVYGFVPNMGGKTAYTGDLSLYAAGAARAFHSPDKKNLMGFTISGEGLENNNVVYELLTDVAWSNDSIDLDNWLVQYSLNRYGGCPDAIKKSWDMLRKSCYKNLVDHPQMGWQTGKCAYGRVNRDPEFFKAVALFLSCSEQLQHSPNYRADAIERASLVLGLKADGWFKAAKEAYAEGKTAVGDRAGKRGLELLTELDRLLESHPLNRLDLWLDFARAKSDNPELQQFYESNARQIITVWGPPVNDYSCRIWSGLVRDFYRERMVQVLASLKGGQPFHKNAWELAWVAKSGVSKIQPYDDPLAAAGQLVQKALDEELPNLSVVGENVVGQWSPANVSEEWKTIEWVISSDQLKKIRAVRFVYAQGNHRLDIREVSIVADGKIVATDKHDGFAGKPSRKNRYHLNIPAEATGNNGCSIKAVIKSNGGTDSYGSVEIKN; from the coding sequence ATGAAACACACTTTAGTTTTTATCTGGATTTTGATTGTATCAGTCGGAGTTTATGCTAGTGAAAAAGGACAAATAAATAAGATTGAAGAACAGTCAATCATTCATTCGGCCAGAGGGGTATTAAGCCGTGTTTTAGGCGAACGGGCAGCTTCAATTCAGCTGAGGGTTTTACCGACAAAAAACGGCGCTGACACCTACAAATATGTATGTGATAATGGCGTATTAAAAGTCAGTGGATCCAGCGTGTCCGCGATTGCCCGGGGAGTGTACGATTACCTGAAAAGCAATCACCTGGGCATGCTCGACTGGAGCGGTCCGCAATTTCGTTTGCCCGGGCAATGGCCTAAGGCCCAGTTGACGAAAAATACAACTCCCTTTCGCATCCGTCATGCCTATAACGTTGTTATATCGGGTTATACCACACCCTACTGGGATTGGGAGCGATGGGAGCAGGAGCTGGACTGGCAGGCCATGCATGGTTTTAATATGCTCATGGCGCCGGTTGCTACTGAAGCGATAGCCCAACGGGTATGGAAACGGTTGGGACTTACCCAGGAAGAAATCGATGAATTCAATACCGGTCCGGCACACTTACCTTGGTCGCGAATGGGGAGTATCTGCCAGGTGGGAGGCCCTTTGCCTTCGCATTGGCACGAGGATCAAATAGCCCTTCAGCATCAATTGTTAAAGCGGATGAAAGAACTGGATATCAAACCGGTAATCCAGTCGTTTTGTGGATTCGTACCCAAAGGATTGAAACGGATTTATCCCAACACGGTATTTCATAATACTTTGTGGAATCCCGGTTTCCCCGAATCACAACGACCGGTGCTCATCATGCCCAATGATGATTTATTTGCCACAATTACCAGGATGTACATGGAGGAATGGCAAAAGGAGTTTGGCACGGCGGATTATTTCCTGGTAGATAGTTTTAACGAGTTGGAACTTCCCAAAACGGGTAAGCCGGTAACTGAAATGCTTGCCGACTACGGCGAGAAAACTTTTAATGCCATAAAAGCTGCAGCCCCCAATGCAACCTGGGTAATTCAGGGCTGGATGTTTGCTTATCAACGTCATATCTGGAATCCCGAGACGGTAAAAGCGCTCTTTAGCCGGATTCCCGACGATCGGGTGCTGATACTGGATTATGCCAATGATTACAACAACAACTGGGAGCCGATGAATGCATTTAACGGTAAGCAGTGGGTGTATGGATTTGTGCCCAACATGGGAGGAAAAACAGCTTATACGGGCGATCTCTCGTTATACGCTGCGGGGGCCGCCCGGGCATTTCATTCCCCTGACAAGAAAAACCTGATGGGGTTTACAATATCTGGCGAAGGACTGGAAAACAACAATGTGGTGTATGAATTATTGACTGATGTTGCATGGTCCAACGATTCTATAGACTTGGACAATTGGTTGGTGCAATATAGTTTGAACCGATATGGGGGATGTCCCGATGCCATAAAAAAGTCCTGGGATATGTTGCGGAAGAGCTGTTATAAAAATCTGGTGGATCATCCGCAAATGGGCTGGCAAACCGGCAAATGTGCTTATGGAAGGGTGAATCGCGATCCGGAGTTTTTTAAAGCTGTAGCGCTTTTTTTATCGTGTAGCGAGCAGTTGCAGCATTCGCCTAATTATCGGGCAGATGCCATCGAAAGAGCTTCCCTTGTTTTAGGATTGAAAGCTGATGGATGGTTTAAGGCAGCCAAAGAGGCTTATGCCGAAGGGAAAACGGCGGTAGGCGACCGGGCCGGGAAACGCGGATTGGAATTATTGACGGAGTTGGATCGCCTGTTGGAATCGCATCCGCTCAATAGGCTCGATCTGTGGCTGGATTTTGCCCGTGCTAAAAGCGATAATCCGGAGCTTCAACAGTTTTATGAGTCCAATGCCCGTCAGATTATCACAGTATGGGGGCCTCCGGTAAACGATTACTCCTGCCGTATTTGGAGTGGCCTGGTGCGCGATTTTTACCGGGAACGAATGGTTCAGGTACTTGCATCGTTGAAAGGGGGCCAACCTTTCCATAAAAATGCCTGGGAGCTGGCCTGGGTTGCGAAATCAGGAGTAAGTAAAATTCAGCCTTATGACGATCCCCTTGCTGCGGCCGGCCAATTGGTTCAAAAAGCATTGGATGAAGAATTGCCCAATTTGTCCGTTGTCGGCGAAAATGTGGTGGGCCAATGGTCTCCTGCTAATGTTTCTGAAGAGTGGAAAACCATTGAATGGGTTATATCTTCAGACCAGCTTAAAAAGATAAGGGCTGTACGTTTTGTTTATGCACAGGGCAATCATCGACTCGATATCCGGGAGGTCTCCATTGTTGCCGATGGAAAAATTGTCGCAACAGATAAGCATGATGGCTTTGCGGGTAAACCATCTCGTAAAAATCGATATCACTTAAATATTCCGGCTGAAGCTACCGGAAATAATGGATGCAGTATCAAGGCCGTAATAAAAAGCAATGGAGGAACGGACTCGTATGGTAGCGTGGAGATTAAAAATTGA
- a CDS encoding FN3 domain-containing metallophosphoesterase family protein yields the protein MKKSFYLVAFIVMASWSSFAQEPAFTITHGPYLQALTESEVTIVWTTNRKAISWVELAPDDDTHYYQTERPRSYAESYGFKSVDSVHAVTLSGLNPNTTYRYRIYSQEVLSHVGTKVLYGDIAASNVYRQKPLKFTTSNPSNSEVSFLVLNDIHGNNDLMETLLENTDWEQTDMVFFNGDMTNDIRSEQQLFGDFLDKAVELFAGETPMYYARGNHETRGNFATTFPRYFPTPTNQLYYMFRQGPVCFVVLDSGEDKPDSDLEYSGIVAFDNYRTQQAEWLKKAVKQDVFRDASYRVVIVHMPPFGGWHGEEEVARKFVPVLNDAGIDVMLCGHLHRHVHKKAGEGQKFPVIANSNKAIIKAQTKNATLNINIFGADGKLVDSLQIQSRK from the coding sequence ATGAAAAAGAGCTTTTATTTAGTTGCATTTATTGTCATGGCTTCCTGGTCTTCGTTTGCGCAAGAGCCGGCCTTCACTATCACACATGGCCCATACCTTCAGGCACTGACCGAAAGCGAAGTAACGATCGTATGGACTACCAACCGCAAGGCCATTTCATGGGTAGAATTGGCGCCCGACGACGACACCCATTATTATCAGACTGAGCGGCCACGGTCGTATGCCGAATCTTATGGATTTAAATCGGTAGATTCGGTGCATGCAGTTACACTTTCCGGGTTGAATCCGAACACGACCTATCGCTATCGGATCTATTCCCAGGAGGTGCTGAGTCACGTAGGCACCAAAGTGCTGTATGGTGATATTGCAGCAAGTAATGTTTACCGCCAAAAACCATTAAAATTCACCACCAGTAATCCTTCAAATAGTGAAGTTTCCTTTCTGGTATTGAACGATATTCACGGAAACAACGATTTAATGGAAACTTTGCTGGAAAATACCGATTGGGAACAAACCGATATGGTGTTTTTTAATGGGGACATGACCAATGATATCCGCTCGGAACAACAGCTATTTGGAGACTTTCTGGATAAAGCGGTTGAACTGTTTGCCGGCGAAACTCCCATGTATTATGCCAGGGGGAACCATGAAACCCGTGGCAACTTCGCGACTACTTTTCCCCGCTATTTCCCCACCCCCACCAACCAATTGTATTACATGTTCCGTCAGGGGCCGGTTTGTTTCGTGGTGCTCGATAGTGGCGAGGACAAGCCTGATTCGGACCTGGAATACAGCGGGATTGTTGCGTTCGATAATTACCGTACCCAACAGGCCGAATGGCTGAAAAAAGCCGTAAAGCAGGATGTTTTCCGGGATGCTTCTTACCGAGTGGTGATTGTTCACATGCCCCCGTTTGGTGGGTGGCATGGTGAGGAAGAAGTCGCACGAAAATTTGTGCCCGTGCTGAACGATGCCGGAATAGATGTCATGTTATGTGGCCACCTTCACCGTCATGTTCATAAGAAGGCAGGCGAAGGGCAAAAATTCCCGGTCATAGCCAATTCAAATAAAGCCATTATCAAAGCTCAAACTAAAAACGCAACATTAAATATCAATATCTTCGGAGCAGATGGAAAGTTGGTAGATTCATTACAGATTCAATCAAGAAAATGA
- a CDS encoding alpha-N-acetylglucosaminidase has protein sequence MTVQNLTNRLLSPEESKHFIFEDIDSSGKDRFELSTRDGKILIKGTSPVAMASGLNWYLKYYCNSSVSWSGNQINIPKPLPAIDGMVSKQSAFKYAYYLNYCTFNYTMSFWDWERWEQEIDWMAMNGVNLPLAITGTEAVWYNVLKRLDYSDEDILKFIPGPAFTSWWLMTNLEGWGGPISMEYMSQQVELQKKILKRMREYGMDPVLPGFYGMVPNYLKDKYPDADIRDQGVWAGGFKRPAFLMPTDSLFLEIANIFYEEQKKLFGETEYFSGDPFHEGGSTTGIDLPAAGKNLIGSVKNVYPKAKWIFQAWHANPRSEMLSKIDGEDILILDLDADNNPQWSQKNAWDNKNWIWSTITNYGGNVGMFGRLDVINRELLKALQKHPQSLKGIGVMPEAIENNPVVYELLYEFRWRNSSVDMDAWLADYAHRRYGPFNANINKAWEVLNKTVYGKTLGFSNQQGTNESLFCARPSKNITGVSTWGTTKIHYNPKDLLEAWHLFVRESAVLKESRNFQYDLVDITRQVLANYAQVLYADMMHHYKNKNLDAFVVASKKFTDLVKEQNQLLNSKKDFMLGFWLEAAKSRATNTAEKALFEYNARAQITTWSFQDSNLHDYAHREWGGMLSDFYLPRWEMFISKLASELKGGNPGELDYYSFEDSWNKEHKNFPTKEQGDCIVIANELYSKYYDEIIASYK, from the coding sequence ATGACGGTGCAAAATTTGACCAACCGCTTATTATCTCCGGAAGAATCAAAGCATTTTATTTTTGAGGATATAGATTCATCCGGGAAGGATAGGTTTGAGTTAAGTACCCGGGATGGCAAAATTTTAATTAAAGGAACTAGTCCTGTGGCCATGGCTTCCGGACTAAATTGGTATCTAAAATATTATTGCAATAGCAGTGTTTCATGGAGCGGCAATCAGATAAATATTCCGAAACCATTGCCGGCAATAGATGGCATGGTGAGCAAGCAGTCGGCGTTTAAATACGCCTATTACCTCAATTATTGCACCTTTAATTATACAATGTCGTTTTGGGACTGGGAAAGATGGGAGCAGGAAATTGACTGGATGGCCATGAACGGGGTTAACCTACCCCTCGCCATAACCGGGACGGAGGCGGTTTGGTACAATGTGCTAAAAAGGCTCGACTATTCCGACGAGGATATCCTGAAATTTATTCCCGGACCGGCATTCACGAGCTGGTGGCTGATGACGAACCTGGAAGGTTGGGGAGGTCCTATATCAATGGAGTACATGAGCCAGCAGGTGGAGTTGCAAAAGAAAATATTAAAAAGAATGCGCGAATACGGCATGGATCCCGTACTGCCCGGATTTTACGGGATGGTGCCCAATTATCTGAAAGATAAATATCCTGATGCCGATATTCGCGACCAGGGCGTGTGGGCCGGAGGTTTTAAAAGACCTGCCTTCCTAATGCCCACCGATTCATTGTTTTTAGAAATTGCAAATATCTTTTACGAAGAACAAAAAAAGCTTTTTGGCGAGACGGAGTATTTCTCGGGTGACCCTTTTCATGAGGGAGGGAGTACCACGGGAATTGATCTGCCTGCTGCCGGCAAGAACTTGATCGGGAGTGTGAAGAATGTTTATCCCAAGGCAAAATGGATTTTTCAGGCATGGCACGCCAATCCGAGATCGGAGATGTTATCTAAAATAGATGGAGAAGATATTTTGATCCTGGATTTAGACGCCGACAACAATCCGCAATGGTCTCAAAAGAACGCATGGGACAATAAAAACTGGATATGGTCCACTATCACTAATTATGGCGGTAATGTGGGAATGTTCGGACGATTGGACGTCATTAACCGTGAGCTGCTGAAGGCATTGCAGAAACACCCACAAAGCTTAAAAGGCATTGGGGTTATGCCCGAGGCAATAGAGAATAACCCGGTGGTATATGAGCTTCTGTATGAATTCAGATGGAGAAATTCCAGTGTAGATATGGATGCCTGGCTGGCAGATTATGCACACAGGCGATATGGCCCTTTCAATGCAAACATAAACAAAGCATGGGAAGTTTTAAATAAAACTGTGTATGGAAAAACATTAGGATTTTCCAATCAGCAAGGAACAAATGAATCCCTATTTTGTGCCCGTCCTTCTAAAAATATCACCGGCGTATCTACCTGGGGAACAACAAAAATCCATTACAATCCAAAAGATTTGCTCGAAGCATGGCATTTGTTCGTCCGGGAATCAGCGGTTTTAAAAGAGAGCAGAAATTTCCAATACGATTTGGTGGACATCACCCGGCAGGTGCTGGCAAACTATGCACAGGTTTTGTATGCCGATATGATGCACCATTATAAAAATAAAAACCTGGACGCTTTTGTCGTGGCAAGTAAAAAATTTACTGATTTAGTAAAGGAACAGAACCAGCTGCTGAATTCAAAAAAGGATTTTATGCTGGGATTTTGGTTAGAGGCCGCAAAGTCAAGAGCTACCAATACTGCCGAGAAAGCTTTGTTCGAGTACAATGCACGGGCGCAAATTACCACCTGGAGCTTTCAGGATTCAAATTTACACGACTATGCCCACAGGGAATGGGGTGGTATGCTGTCTGACTTTTACCTGCCGAGATGGGAAATGTTTATATCTAAGCTTGCCTCAGAGTTAAAAGGAGGAAACCCCGGGGAACTCGATTATTATTCCTTTGAAGATAGTTGGAATAAAGAACATAAGAATTTTCCAACTAAAGAACAAGGTGATTGCATAGTCATTGCAAATGAATTATACAGTAAATACTACGATGAGATAATAGCATCGTATAAGTAA